In the Sandaracinus amylolyticus genome, AGATCGAACCGGGCGACGTGATGGTCATCCGGTACGAGGGGCCGCGCGCCAACGGCATGCCCGAGATGTACTTCGCCTCGGCCGTCCTCGACGCGGATCCCGTGCTCGGCCCGACGACCGCGCTCGTGACCGACGGGCGCTACTCGGGCGCGATGAAGGGCCCGTGCATCGGTCACGTCTCGCCCGAGGCCGCCGACGGAGGACCGATCGCGCTGGTCGAGGAAGGCGATCTCGTCGCGATCGACATCCCGCGGCGCGAGCTCGCGCTCGTCGGCCTCCACGGACGCCGCGCGACCGAGGGGGAGGTCGCGCGCGCATTGGCGGAGCGGCGCGCTCGGTGGAGGCCTCCGCCGCCGCGCCACGACACCGGCATCCTGTCGCTCTTCGCGCGCGTCGCGAGCTCGGCGTCGACCGGCGCGTCGCTGACGCTGACGCCGGCCGACCACGACGGCCCGCCGGCGGCGATCGGCCCCGTCGACGACGGCGTGTCTCCCGCTGGCGCGCAGGCGGCTCCCCTCGACCCGACACGCTGGGACTGGCGCGCTCCGGCGCGGGTGAAGGTGGTCGTCCTCGACTACGACTTCGGCGACATCGAGGTCGAGCGATCGATCATCGAGGGCGCAGGCTTCGAGCTCGTCGGCGCCCAGTGCAAGAGCGAGGACGAGGTCATCGACGTCGCTCGCGACGCCTACGGCGTGCTCTGCCAGTACGCGCACGTCGGCGCGCGCGCGATCGATGCCCTCACGCACTGCCGCGTCATCGCGCGCTACGGCACCGGAGTCGACATCGTCGACGTCGACGCCGCGACCGAGCACGGGATCCAGGTGACCAACGCGCCGAACGAGTGGTGCTCCGACGAGGTGGCCGACCACGCCGTCTCGCTCTGGTTGGCGGCCGCTCGGAAGATCCCGACGTACGACGCGGCCACGCGACGTGGCGAGTGGAAGTGGCAGACCGGCAAGCCGATCGGACGGCTGCGCGGGCGCGTCTTCGGACTCCTCTCGTTCGGCGCGATCGCGCGCTCGATCGCCGATCGCGCGCGGCCGTTCGGGGTCGAGCTGTGGGCGCACGATCCCTTCCTCGACGGCGAGGTGATCCGCGCGCACGGAGTGAAGCCGGTCTCCTTCGCGGAGCTGGTCGCGGGCTCCGACTACCTCGTCATCCAGTCGCCGCTCACGAGCGAGACGCGCGGCCTGTTCGGCGAGGACGTCCTCCGCAGCATGAAGCGCAGCGCGATCCTCGTGAACACGGCGCGCGGGCCCATCGTGCCCGATCACGTGCTCCACCGCGCTCTCACGGAAGGATGGATCGCGGGCGCCGCGCTCGACGATCTCGAGGAGGAGCCGGCGAAGAGCCGTGACTGGCGGCCCGACAATCCGCTCCTCGCGCTCGACAACGTGATCGTGACGCCGCACGCGGCGTACTACTCCGAGGAGTCGATCCACATGGTGCGCAGCATCGCGGCGAGCGAGGTCGTGCGCGTGCTGACGGGACATCGCCCGAGCTCCCCGGTGAACGTCGTCGAGGAGCCCGAGCGCGACAGCGCATGAGCGATCACGCGCTCAGCTGCTCGGCGAACGCCTGACGATCGAGCTCGGTCCACGAGCGCGTGATGCGCCCGCCGCGCAGCTCGAAGAAGCTCATCCCGCGGTGCGTGATCGTTCGTCCGGTCGGCGCGAACGTGCGGAACGTCCCGCGGTGGGTGCCCGACCACGACCACCGCACCGCGACGCGATCGCCCTGCGCGATCACCTCGTCGAGCACGTACTGGATGTCGGGGAACCCGCCGCGCAGCGTGTCCACCAGCGCGCCGAACGACGCCGGCCCGCGCCCGCCCTGCGGGCCCTCGTAGTCGGCGGCGAAGAGCTCGGGGAGCAGCTCGGTGCGCCGCTGGTTCACGACCTCGTCGAACACCCGCCGCACCACGCTGCTCGCATCGCTCGGCGCGAGTCCACGGCGCAGCACCTCTTCGAGCGTCACGCGCCCGCGCACCGTGCGCCCCGCGCCCTCGTAGGCGAGCAGCCCGCGCGCGGCGCCTTCGCTCAGCTCGCGGAACAGCGACGCGACGTTCTCCGACATCCCGGTGCTCGTCAGCGCGGGCACGATCGCGTCGATCGGCACCACCCGCGCCGTCACCTCGCGACCCAGGATCTCCGACGCGATCGCCGCGGCCTCGACGAAGCTGCGATCCCGCGGACCGCGCACCTCGACGATCTCGGTCGCGCTCGGGGGCGCGAGCAGCGCGTCCGCCGCGACGTCGCCGAGATCGTGCGCCGCGACCATCGGCATCGCGAAGCTCTCGCCGCCGCCGAGCACCGGCAGCACTCCGTCGCTGCGCATCGGATGGGCGCTCGCGAGCAGGTTCTCCATGAAGAACGGCGCGCGCACGAACGTGAAGCGCGTCCCGCCGACCGCGCGCAGCGCGACCTCGGCCTGATGGCTGAGCCGCGTGGGCCCGGTGCCCGCCTCGTGCTGCGCGCCCACCGACGAGAGGAACACCGCGTGCGGCACCTTCGCGCGCCGCAGCCCCTCGACGTAGCCCGCGACGATCGAGCGGCTCTTCGCGAGCAGATCGCGCGCCTGCAGATCGGGCGGCACGATCAGGTACGCGCCCTCCGCGCCCTCGAGCGCGCGCGCGACGAGCGCCGCGTCGGTGACGTCGCCCACCACGAGCTCGGCGCCCTTCGCCGCGAGCGCCGCGCCCTTGTCGCGATCGCGCACCACCGCGCGCACCTTCGCGCCCGCCGCGAGCAGGCGCTCCACGACGACCGATCCCGTGTTCCCCGTGGCTCCGAAGACAGTGAGCATCTCGTTCTCTCCTTCGATGCGCTCACCGTGCCTCCCGGCTCGTCATGCGGCCAATGCATGCGAGGATATGACCTTCATGCACGAAGTGGATGACGCTCCGAGCCTCGATCTGTTGCGCTGCTTCGTCACCCTGCACCGCGAGCGGCACCTCTCGCGCGCCGCGATCCGCCTCGGCCTGAGCCAGCCCGCGATGAGCCGCGCGCTCACCCGGATGCGCGAGTCGTTCGGCGATCCGCTCTTCGTGCGCACCCCGCGCGGGATGGTCCCGACCGCGCGCGCCGACGAGCTCGCGCCGCGGGTGGTCGCGGTGCTCGAGGCCGCCGCCGCGCTGGTGCGCCCGACCGAGCTCGATCCGGCGCAGCTCACGCGCACGTTCACCGTCGCGACCTCGGGCTTCGTCGACGCGCTGCTCCTGCCTCGGCTCACCCCGCTCCTGCTGCGCGAGGCGCCGGGCGTGGCGATCACCACCCGGCCGGTCGCCGACGATCTCGCGGAGTCGCTCGCGAGCGGGCGCGTCGATCTGATGATCGGCGTCGGCGACGGCGTGCCGCGCGACGCCCATCGCACCCGGCTCTACGAGGAGAGCTGGGTCTGCGCGGTGCGGCAGGATCATCCCGACGTGGGCAAGCGCCTGACCCTCGAGCGCTTCGTGAAGCTCCCGCACCTCCTGGTCGCGCCGGGAGGGAACCCCGGCAGCCACGTCGATCGTGCGCTCGCTGCGCGCGGGCTCGCGCGGCGCGTCGTGGTGCGCATCCACGCGTTCGCGCCGGCGCCCGCGATCGTCGCCAGCTCGGACCTCGTGGTCACTGCGCCGCGCCGGGTGATCGAGCCGCTCGCCCGCCCGTTCGGGCTGCGCCTCTTCCCGACGCCGATCGAGATTCCGAGCTCGACCATCGTCGCAGCGTGGCACCCGCGGGCCCAGGACGATCCCGCCCACGCCTGGTTCCGCACCGCGCTGGTCACCGCGGTGCGGTGAGCCGTTCCGCATGTTCCATCATGGAACGGGACGCTCGGCCGATCTCCGCGTTTTGCCCACGAATTGCGCTGGCACCTCCGCTGCACTGATGGAGCGCGGAGGATCCGAAATGAGCATCGACGTCTCCCAGCCCGTGGCCGATCTCGTGACCGCGCACCCCGAGCTCGCGGCGGTGCTCCAGCGCCACCGCATCGACTTCTGCTGCCGCGGCACCCGTCCGCTGCGCGACTGGTGCGCCGATCGCGGGCTCGACACGACCTCGGTCGCGCGCGAGCTCGAGGCGGCGATCGCGTCGCGCGTCCCGAGCGACGACGATCCGCGCGCGCTCTCGACCCCGGCGCTCGCCCAGCACATCGTCGCGCGCCATCACGGGTACCTGCGCGAGGCGCTGCCCTTCCTCGTGCCGCTCGCCGCGAAGGTCGCGCGGGTCCACGGCGATCGTGATCTCCGCCTCGTCGAGCTGCGCACGATCGTCGAAGAGCTCGACGCGTCGCTGCGCCCTCACCTCGAGCGCGAGGAGCTCGATCTCTTCGCGCCGATTGCGCGCGGCGAGCGCGTCCCCCAGCGCGAGCTGGACGCGATGCGCGAGGAGCACCTCGGCGTGGGCGCGCTGCTCGAGCGCATGCGCGAAGCGGCCCGCGACTACGTCGTGCCCGAGGGCGCGTGCCGCAGCTGGACCACGCTGCTCCGCGAGCTCGAGACGCTCGAGCGCGACGTGCTGGTGCACGTCCACCTCGAGAACCACGTGCTCGCGCCGCGGCTCGAGAGAGAGGCGTCGTGACCACCACGCTGCGCGCGCTGATCGAGGAGGAGCACCGCGAGATGGACGTGCTGCTCGCGCGCTCCGACGCGGGCGGCGTGCTCGATCTCGAGGCGTTCGAGGAGCTCCGCGCGCGGCTGCTGCGGCACATCGCGATCGAGGAGAAGCTGATCCTCGCCCAGGTGCGCGCGGTGCGCGGCGGTGAGCCCATCGAGGGCGCGCGGCGGGTGCGGGTCGAGCACGGCGCGATCGCGTCGCTGCTCGTCGGCACGCCCGATGTCGCGCTGGTGGACGAGCTCCGCACGCTGCTCGCCGCGCACGAGGCGTTCGAGGAGCAGGGCCTCTACGCCGCGTGCGAGGAGATCCTCGGCCCGGAGCGCGCGCTCGACATCGCGCATCGCGCGCGCACCTACCCGGTGATCCCGGTCGCGAAGCACTTCGACGGGCCGCTGGTGCCGCGCACCGCGGCCGACGCGCTGCGCGGCGCGGCCCGGATGAAGTTCGCCGCGGGCGGACGATGACCTCAGATCCCGGGAGACGACGACCAGCGCGACCTGCCAGTCGCGACGAGAGGAGAGATCGTCATGGACGACACGCTCGAACGGCGCGCCGAGGCGCGCCGCGACGAAGAGGTGCGCACGCTGAGTGCCCCTCGCATCCGCCACGGCCTCGCGGCCCGCGCGCTCTTCGCGGTGATGGACCTCGTGTACGGCCGCGCCGCGAGCCTCGTGAAGTTCCGCGTGCTCGAGGTGATCGCCCGCGTGCCCTACCAGGCCTGGGAGAACGTCGGGTACGTCGCGATCACCCACACGTATCGCGACCCCGATGCGCCCTCGCGCATCTTCGGTGCGGTGAGCGAGAGCCGCGCCCAGCAGGACAACGAGCAGTGGCACCTGCTGCTGCTCGAAGAGCTCTGCGCGCGACGCGGAGCGCGCGAGACGTGGCTGCTCCACCGCGCGATCCCGCAGCTGCTCGCGATGTTCTACTACCACCTGAGCTGGCTGCTCTACGTGCTGCACCCCGCCTGGAGCTACGCGCTCAACCGCGACTTCGAGGACCACGCCGAGCGCGAGTACATGGCGTTCGTCGCCGCCCACCCCGAGCTCGAGCACGAGCCCTTCGCGTCGCGCTACGAGGCCGAGTACGGGCGCTACCTGAGCGTCGCCGACCTGCTGCGCCAGATCGCGCTCGACGAGCGCGAGCACAAGCTCGAGAGCGAGGCCCGCATCCCGTCGCCGCGCTTCGGGCTCGAGGTGGCTCAGCGATAGGGATCGAAGCGCGCCGACGGCTCGAGCGACGCGTTCATCCGCCGGATCTCTTCGGGTGAGTACGCATCCGCGTGACCGACCGGCAGGCTCTCGCGGATGAACGCCTCGATGACGCCTCGCGCACCGCCGTCGCCTCCGCCCTCGTCGACGTCGCGCCAGAGCTCGAACAGCTGACGGCGACGCTGGGCGGCGGGGCTCTCCTCCGCCCAGAGGCGCGCGAGGCGACCGCGGAGCCGTCGCAGGGCCGCGGCCATCTCGCGCTCGCGCGCCTGCCGCTCGAGGCGCTCGATGAGCTCGGCGTTGTCGTCCTCGAACCGCTGCCGCTCGGCGGCGTAGGGGTCGCCGCCCTGCGCCCGCGTGATCGCGTCGTTCAGGTCGAACCTTCCCTGCGGCGCGACTCCATCGGTCTGGATCGGCGGGCGATCTTCGTAGCGCACCTGCCCGTCCGCGGTGATCACGGCGGTGAACGCGTGGTGCTCGCGCACGTAGGTGCCGTCGGGCCGAGGCCGCGCGGTGAGGCGCTCGCGCTGGGTGAACGACTTCGTCATCGCCTCCGCCCGGAGCGACCCGCTCAGCTCTTGCTCGACCTCGCGCTCGCTGCGCGGCCGGAGATCGTCTCCGGCCCTCGATGCGCTCGCTGGGGCCGAGCGCATCGAGGGCGCGCCCTCGACGACGAACGCGCTCCGCGCGACGGCCGCGGGATCGAAGATCCGTCGCTCGCGCTCGCGACGCTCGGCGTCGGTCTCGACCGGCGGTCGGAGCGGCGCGTCGAGCGGTGTCGAGGGCGCTTCGGGCGTCTCGACGACGACGACCGAGGGCCCTGGGTCGAACGGAACGTCTTCGCGGGCGCGCGCAGCACGCCGCGGAGGCGCGCTCGTCTCCTCGTGCGCGGTGTCGGCGGTTTCCTCGGCACGCGGCACCTCACGCGCGATCGAGGGGCGCGCTTCCGCGATCTCGAACGTGACCTCGTGGGGCGCTCGCGGCGGAGGCTGGATCGCCGATGCGCGCGGCGCGAAGGCGAGGGCGAGCACGACGCATCCGTGGATCGCCGCCGATCCGAGGAGCGATGTCGCGAGCCGCCCGCGCGCTGGATGCATCGGTGGCGATGGTGGGGTCACGCGCGAGACGCGCGCAACCACGGCCGAGCGATCCGCGTTCGTGGTCGTGGCAGTTGCGCATCACGGGGACGAGATGCTCCATGACGCGCACTCCAGCCAGGATGGTCATTCATGAGCTCCGCACGAGCCGCCGCGACACCGAGCGTGTTCACCCATCAGACCCGCGCCGAGTGGGGCCGCGCGGTGATCGCGGAGGCGCTCCCCGATCGCACCAAGTACGTGTTCGAGCATGCGGGTGAACGAACGTTCATGAATGGCCACACCGCGATCCGCGAGCTCGAGCTGCCCGAAGGAGAGCGCGAGTCGCTCGCGAAGCAGCTGCTGCGCCGCCAGGCGCCGGCGACCGCGGGCGCGAAGAAGAAGTCGTCGCGCGCGAAGAGCGCGCCCGAGGCCGCGCCCGCCGAGCCCGCGATCACGTTCGAGCGGCAGCAGGCGATCTTCGCCGCGCGCTTCGCCGGTGGGTTCACCGACGCGAAGTACACGCGCGAGGAGCGCGGGACGCTCGACGGAGAGGAGCGCAACGTCGACGCGCTGATCGCGCTCGCGCGCCAGCTGCTCTCGGTGGAGCGGCTCGACGCGGCGCTCGCGCGCGGCGCGCACGAAGAGATCTTCGCCGACGCGACGAAGGTGCTGGCGGCGACCGATCCGCTCGCGTTCCCCAAGCCCGATCGCCCGGCGTTCCAGAAGGTGCCGGAGAGCGCGCACCCCGAGGTCGCGCGCGCGCTGCGCGAGCTCCTGCACGGCAGCGCGGCCTACGAGCGGCGCTTCGACGACTTCGTGCGCGCGTTGGGCGCGGGGCACGCGCCGTGGACCATCGCGACGATCTTCTCGGCGGCGGTGCACCCCGACGCGCACGTGCTGGTGAAGCCGACGGTGAGCCAGCGTCAGGCGCGCGCGCTCGCGCTCCCGGCGCCGCCGATCGGCGCGCCCTCCGGCGCCGCGTACGCGATGCACCTCGCGGTCGCACGCGCGCTGCGCGATCGGCTCGTCGCGGCAGGGCACACGCCGCGCGATCTCTTCGACGTGTACACCTACGAGTGGCGCACGCTCAGCAAGGGCGCGCTCGCGTCGGCCTCGAGCTGATCCTCTGCCGGAGTGCTCGTCCCGCCGGTCCCGGACGGGAGCGCGCGAAGCGCGCGGACGGTAGGGACCGGCGGGCGAGCCGATTTTTCGACAGTCTTCGAGTCACAGACCGAGCTGGGTCAGCGCGAGGGCGACCGCGGCGGGCAGCGCCTGGATGAACAGGATGCTGCGCTTCGCGGTCGCCGCGCCGTACACGCCGACGACGATCACGAAGAGCAGCAGCACCGACGCGGCCGCGGTCTGCCCGGTGAGCGCAGCCCACGCGAGCGCGGCGCCGAGCGCGCCGTTGTAGACACCCTGGTTGCCCGCGAGCACGCGCGTCGTCTCGGCCTGCTCGGCCGTCTGCGCGAACATCTTGCGCACCCGCGGTGTGGTCCAGAGGAACGTCTCGAGGGCCATGAAGCCGACGTGCAGCAGCGCGACCAAGAGCGTGGCGGCGAGCGAGAGCATGCCGCACTTATGGATCGAAGTTCTTGAGCGGTCGATCAAGAATCGTCGGACGCGTCGTCTGCGAGCAATCCGGTGGCCTCGAGCGCGCGCCGCGCGACGCGCTTCACCCGCGCGCTCGAGACACCGCTGCGCATCATCACGTGGATCGACGTCACCGCGGCCGCGAGCAGCGCGGCGTCGTCCTTCGCGCGCTCGCCGCGCTCGCGCAGGCAGAGCGCGAAGAAGTCCTCCATCGCGCGGAGGCGCCCCGCGACGAGCTCCTGTCCCTGCGGATCGAGCAGCGGATGCTCGACCGCGCTCGTCACCAGCAGACATCCCTTGCCGCGCCGCGAGGGCGCGGTGATCGCGCGGAGCCACCCGCGGATCGCGTCGTGGCTCGGCGCGGCGGGCAGGCCCTGCGACGCGAGGTAACGCTCGATCGCGCGATGGAAGCACGCTTCCTTGCTGGTGAACGCGGCGTAGAAGCTGCCGGGCTGGATGCCCATCGCGTCGCAGAGCTGGCGCACCGAGGTCGATGCGTAGCCGCGCTCCCAGAAGAGGCGCACGGCGACGTCGAGCGCGCCGTCGACGTCGAAGTCTCGCGGTCTGGCCACCTGCGCGTTCTACTCCACGTCGCGATCAGCGGCCCATCACGATGCCGACGCGCGGGGTCTCGCCGCGCTGCCCGGGCGCGCCGCAGAGCCGCGCGCTGCCGGAGGCGATCGAGGACGTCGAGGTCTCGCATCCGGCCGCGGTGGTCGCGCCGATGCCGAACCACCCGTGGAGCTGATCGCACGCCGAGGTCCGCCCCGCGACGACGCCGAGGCGCACCTGGAACGTGCCGAGGCTCGCGTTCACGCCGCTCTCGCAGGCGGTCGGCACGTTGACCGAGACCTGCAGCATCGTGCGCAGCGCGGACGCCGAGGTGCGGAACGTCGCGGTGCCCGCGGTGACGATGTCGCGCAGCGGCGCGGCGCCGGTGCCGTCGAGCTCGGTGATCGCCCACTGCCTCGCGCCGTTGGTGTCCGCGAGCGCGATGCGCAACGTGGTGACCGGCACGTGCCAGTACGCGCGAGAGAGCGCGTCGGCGTAGGCCAGGTCGTTCGTGCCGAGCGGCATCGGCTCGGGGCTCGTCCACGCGGCCGCGCCGAAGCCCAGCACGCCATCGGGCGTGACCTTCGCGAGCAGGGTCCAGCCTCCGTCGTCCTCGCTCGTCTCGCAGTAGACGTCGAAGGGCGCGATCGGTCCGGCGCCATCGGGGTCGATCGTGTAGACGCCGCTCGCGCTGCCCGCGGGGAGCGCGGAGCACGCGGGCAGCGTGCCCCCGCCGTCGATCACGCCCGAGTCGATGGTGCCGGAGTCGATCGCGCCGCCGTCGATCGCGCCGCCGTCGACCGCGCCGCCGTCGATCGCGCCGCCGTCGATCGCGCCCGCGTCGACCAGCTCGGTGCCCGGCTCGACGTCGGGCAGGCTCATCGGGTCCACGTCGCGCGAGTCGCAGCCACCCGCGATGCAGGTGAGCCCCGCGGTGCACTCGATGTCCACGCAGCTCGCGGAGAGCACGACGCGCAGCAGCTTCGAGGTCCGGGGCACGAACGAGGTCTGCACCTCGCGCGTGACGATCACCGTACCGTCCTCGCGCCGGCCCTCGAGCACGAGGTGCACCTGGCGCGACGCGTCTCCGTCGCGCGGCGCCACGACGAACGAGAACGGAATGCTCACACGCTCGTTGGGGTCGGGCGCGGCGAGCGAGAACGTGTGCTCGCCCTCGCCGTTCACGACCGCGCGCACGTCGGCGAGCGGCTCGGGGATCGCGAGGTCGCTCTCGACGACCACGATCAACATCGCTGGATCGTCGGTGCACGCCGAGAGGAGGAGGAGGAGGGCCCAGGCCACGACACGACGAGCCATCGCGCCCGAGGCTACACCGCGCGGAGCGGTCCTGCGCGATCCCCGGCGCGAGCACGGCTGCGAGGGACCCGTGGTACACATCGCGCCCAGTGGCCTCGCACGAGCCTCGTTACATCGTCGGCATCGACCTCGGCACCACGCACACCGTCGTCGCGTACGGTCCCGCGGATGCCAGCTCGCCGCCGAAGATCTTCGAGATCGATCAGCTGATCGCGCCCGGAGAGATCGAGCCGCGCCCGCTGCTGCACTCGCTGCGATATCACCCCGCGCCGGGCGAGATCTCGGACGACGATCTCGCGCTGCCGTGGGGCGAGACCCCGGCGATCCCGGGCAGCGAAGGACGCTACGTGGTGGGCGAGCTCGCGCGGGAGCTCGGCGCGAAGGTGCCGGGACGTCTCGTCGCGAGCGCGAAGAGCTGGCTCTCGCATCCCAGCGTCGATCGCACCGCGCCGATCCTGCCGTGGGGCGCGGCCGAGGACGTGCCGAAGGTGAGCGCGGTCGTCGCGTCGGCGAGCTATCTCGCGCACGTGAAGGCGGCGTGGGATCACCACCACCCGCGCGAGCCGTTCGACGAGCAGGAGGTCGTGCTCACGATCCCCGCGTCGTTCGACGAGGGGGCGCGCGCGCTCACGCTCGAGGCGGCGCGGATCGCGGGCCTGCCCCGGGTGCGCCTGCTCGAGGAGCCGCAGGCCGCGTTCTACGACTGGCTCGCGCGGCGCGGCATCGACGCGGCGGAAGCGGCGGGCGCGACGAAGCTCGCGATGGTGGTCGACGTCGGCGGCGGCACCACCGATCTCACGCTGATCCGGGTCGAGATCCGCGAGAGCGGGCCTCGCCTCACCCGCGTCGCGGTGGGCGATCACCTGATGCTCGGCGGCGACAACATGGACCTCGCGCTCGCGCACGACGTCGAGTCGCGCATCGGCGGAGGCAAGCTCGGCGCGGGACGCTTCACCCAGCTGCTCGTGCAGTGCCGCACCGCGAAGGAGCGCCTGCTCGGAGCGGCGCCGCCCGAGAGCGTGCGCGTGACCGTGCTCGGCTCGGGATCGAAGCTGGTCGGCGGCGCGACGAGCGCGGAGATCACGCGCACCGACGTCGACGCGCGTTTGGTCGAGGGCTTCTTCCCGCTGGTCGGGCTCGACGCGCGACCGCAGAAGCGCGCGGGCGCGATCGTCGAGTTCGGTCTGCCCTACGTCGCCGATCCTGCGGTGACGCGGCACGTCGCGGGGTTCCTCGCGCGTCACGAAGATCTCGCGCGCGAGGCGCTCGGGCCCGAAGGCCCCGCGGTGCCGGACGCGGTGCTGCTCAACGGCGGCGTGTTCCGCGGCGGTCCGCTCGCGGCGCGCATGATCGGACAGCTCGAGTCGTGGCGCGGCGCGAAGGTGCGCGTGCTCGAGAACGACGATCCCGAGCTCGCGGTGGCGCGCGGCGCGGTCGCGTACGGGCTCGCGCGACGCGGCGTCGGGCTGCGCATCGGCGGGGGGTCGGCGCGCAGCTATTTCCTGCTGCTCCCGCCGGTGAGCGAAGAGGCGCCGCGACGCGGCCTGTGTCTGCTCCCGCGCGGCGCCGAAGAGGGCGAGGAGCTCACGCTCGAGGAGCGCACGTTCTCGCTCAAGCTCGGTCAGCCGGTGCGCTTCCTCCTCGCGTCGAGCACCGGACAAGCGGCGTACGTGCGGCCCGGCGAGATCGTCGACGTCGACGACGAGCTCTTCCGCGATCTGCCTCCGCTCGCCGCGGTGCTCGACGACGAGCGCACCAGCGCGACCTCCTCGGGCCAGCTCCGCGCGCCCTCGATCGTGCCCGGCGGGACCTCGCCGCCCGCCGCGCCCCGCGAAGAGCGCGTGAAGCTCGCGGCCGGGCTGACCGAGATCGGCACGCTCGAGCTCTCGTGCCTGCAGCTCCGAGAGGGAGCCGAGCAGGCTCCGTCGCGACGCTGGAAGCTCGAGCTGCAGCTCCGCGGGGGCAGCGACGAGACCCTCGCCGCGCAGCGCATCACCCAGCTGCACCCGCGCGTCAAGGAAGCGCGCGCGAAGATCGACGCGGTCTACGGCAAGAGCGAGGCGGGTCTCGAGGGCAAGCCGCAGAAGTCGCTGCGCACCGATCTCGAGAAGATCCTCGGGCCGCGCGCGCAGTGGAGCACGCCGCTGCTCCGAGAGCTGTGGGGCGCGCTCTTCGCGGGCACCAAGCGCCGTCGCCGCAGCGCCGATCACGAGCGCGTGTGGTTCAACCTGATCGGCTTCTGTCTGCGCCCCGGGTTCGGCTATCCGCTCGACGACTGGCGCGTTCGTCAGCTGTGGACGGTGTTCGATCAAGGCGTGCAGTTCGCGCCCGAGGCGCAGAACTGGAGCGAGTGGTGGACGCTCTGGCGGCGCGTCGCGGGCGGGCTCGATCAGCCGATGCAGCAGAAGGTGCTCTCGTCGATCGAGTGGTACCTGCATCCTCCGACGCCGCGCCCTCGCCCTCGTCCCGCGGGCCCGAAGGCGCTCGGATACGACGACATGGTGCGGCTCGCGGCGTCGCTCGAGCGCCTCACGCCGACCGACAAGGCGCGCATCGGCGACTGGCTGATCGAGCGCCTCGCCCAGCACGGCGAGAACACCGCGTCGTGTTGGGCGGTCGGTCGCATCGGCGCGCGCGTTCCGTTCTCGGGCAGCGCGCATCACGTCGTCGCGCGCACCAAGGCCGAGGAGTGGCTCGCACAGGTGATGAAGCTCGACTGGCGCAAGGTCGAGCCCGCGGCGTTCGCCGCGGCGCAGCTCGCGCGGCGCACCGGTGATCGCGAGCGCGACCTCGACGCGCAGCTCGCGACGCAGGTCGCGACGAAGCTCCGCGCGGTGAGCGCGCCCGAGCCCTGGGTGCGCATGGTGAGCGAGGTCGCGGAGCTCGAGGCGGCCGAGGAGCAGCGCATCTTCGGCGAGTCGCTGCCGCCCGGCCTTCGCCTCATCTCGTGAGGCCTCGAAGGACGCCGCGCACGAACGGGAGGAACCCTTCCCGTCCGGACGCGAGGTCCTTCATGTGCACCGTCGTCGCGTCGCTCAGGCGGAAGATCTCGCCGACGAGCTCGAGCCGCGTCTCGAGCGGGAGCGCGCCACCGATGAACACGTGATCG is a window encoding:
- a CDS encoding DUF1304 domain-containing protein; the protein is MLSLAATLLVALLHVGFMALETFLWTTPRVRKMFAQTAEQAETTRVLAGNQGVYNGALGAALAWAALTGQTAAASVLLLFVIVVGVYGAATAKRSILFIQALPAAVALALTQLGL
- a CDS encoding TetR/AcrR family transcriptional regulator — translated: MARPRDFDVDGALDVAVRLFWERGYASTSVRQLCDAMGIQPGSFYAAFTSKEACFHRAIERYLASQGLPAAPSHDAIRGWLRAITAPSRRGKGCLLVTSAVEHPLLDPQGQELVAGRLRAMEDFFALCLRERGERAKDDAALLAAAVTSIHVMMRSGVSSARVKRVARRALEATGLLADDASDDS
- a CDS encoding fibrinogen-like YCDxxxxGGGW domain-containing protein, with translation MARRVVAWALLLLLSACTDDPAMLIVVVESDLAIPEPLADVRAVVNGEGEHTFSLAAPDPNERVSIPFSFVVAPRDGDASRQVHLVLEGRREDGTVIVTREVQTSFVPRTSKLLRVVLSASCVDIECTAGLTCIAGGCDSRDVDPMSLPDVEPGTELVDAGAIDGGAIDGGAVDGGAIDGGAIDSGTIDSGVIDGGGTLPACSALPAGSASGVYTIDPDGAGPIAPFDVYCETSEDDGGWTLLAKVTPDGVLGFGAAAWTSPEPMPLGTNDLAYADALSRAYWHVPVTTLRIALADTNGARQWAITELDGTGAAPLRDIVTAGTATFRTSASALRTMLQVSVNVPTACESGVNASLGTFQVRLGVVAGRTSACDQLHGWFGIGATTAAGCETSTSSIASGSARLCGAPGQRGETPRVGIVMGR
- a CDS encoding Hsp70 family protein: MASHEPRYIVGIDLGTTHTVVAYGPADASSPPKIFEIDQLIAPGEIEPRPLLHSLRYHPAPGEISDDDLALPWGETPAIPGSEGRYVVGELARELGAKVPGRLVASAKSWLSHPSVDRTAPILPWGAAEDVPKVSAVVASASYLAHVKAAWDHHHPREPFDEQEVVLTIPASFDEGARALTLEAARIAGLPRVRLLEEPQAAFYDWLARRGIDAAEAAGATKLAMVVDVGGGTTDLTLIRVEIRESGPRLTRVAVGDHLMLGGDNMDLALAHDVESRIGGGKLGAGRFTQLLVQCRTAKERLLGAAPPESVRVTVLGSGSKLVGGATSAEITRTDVDARLVEGFFPLVGLDARPQKRAGAIVEFGLPYVADPAVTRHVAGFLARHEDLAREALGPEGPAVPDAVLLNGGVFRGGPLAARMIGQLESWRGAKVRVLENDDPELAVARGAVAYGLARRGVGLRIGGGSARSYFLLLPPVSEEAPRRGLCLLPRGAEEGEELTLEERTFSLKLGQPVRFLLASSTGQAAYVRPGEIVDVDDELFRDLPPLAAVLDDERTSATSSGQLRAPSIVPGGTSPPAAPREERVKLAAGLTEIGTLELSCLQLREGAEQAPSRRWKLELQLRGGSDETLAAQRITQLHPRVKEARAKIDAVYGKSEAGLEGKPQKSLRTDLEKILGPRAQWSTPLLRELWGALFAGTKRRRRSADHERVWFNLIGFCLRPGFGYPLDDWRVRQLWTVFDQGVQFAPEAQNWSEWWTLWRRVAGGLDQPMQQKVLSSIEWYLHPPTPRPRPRPAGPKALGYDDMVRLAASLERLTPTDKARIGDWLIERLAQHGENTASCWAVGRIGARVPFSGSAHHVVARTKAEEWLAQVMKLDWRKVEPAAFAAAQLARRTGDRERDLDAQLATQVATKLRAVSAPEPWVRMVSEVAELEAAEEQRIFGESLPPGLRLIS